GCCAGTCCGGCCTATGTCGACCTCATGAGCAAGTCCGGCATCGTGCCCGGCGAGCGCTACGACCTGTCGGCCCTGCGCACGGTCATGCCGGCCGGTTCACCGGTGTCACCGCAGTGCACCGCCTGGTTCTACCGCAACGTCAAGGCGGATCTGTGGGTCACGACCGGTAGCGGCGGCACCGACTGCTGCACCGGCTTCGTCGGCGGGGTGCCCACCCTCCCCGTGTACGCCGGTGAGATGCAGGCACGGTCCCTCGGTGTCGCGGCGTACGCGTACGACGAGAACGGTCACGAAATCGTCGACGGGGTCGGCGAGTTGGTCATCACCGAGCCCATGCCGTCCATGCCGGTGACGTTCTGGGGTCCGGACGGGGACGAGCGGTACCGCCGCTCGTACTTCGAGGACTTCCCCGGTGTCTGGCGGCACGGAGACTTCTTCAAGGTCAACACGCGCGGTGGCTGCTTCGTGCTGGGCCGGTCCGACGCCACGCTCAACCGGCAGGGTGTGCGTATCGGCACCGCGGAGATCTACCGCGTGGTCGAAGCCCTGGACCAGGTCTCCGCGGCCTTGGTCGTGAGTCTCGACCTGCCGGACGAGAAGTTCTTCATGCCGCTGTTCGTCGCCCTCGATGAGGGCGTGGCCCTCGACCCCGGTCTCGAGGACGCGATCCGCACCCGGCTCCGCCAGGAGTACAGCCCCCGGCACGTACCGGACAGGATCATCCAGGTCCCGGCCGTCCCGACCACCCTGACCGGCAAGAAGCTCGAGGTGCCGGCGCGCAGGATCCTGCTCGGCACACCCGTCGAGCAGGCGGCCGACCGCAGCACGGTGGCCGACTCCCGCGCACTCGACGCCCTCGCCCGGTACGCCCGTACCCAGCGCGACTATCCCCTGACCGTTGCCGCCACCACCGCAGGCTGAGCCGCACCCTTGGAGAGCACCGTGAACGATGCCAGACCCGTCTCTTCCTTCCCTCTTCCCTCCGAGCTCACCGACGTCGCGGGCGCCGAGGACTGGGCGTCGATGTACCCCTATTACACCCGCTTCCAGCCCGAGGACGACCAGCGGTTCTGGTTCTACAACGCGATGCACTTCCCCGAGCCGATGCCCGCGTTCGACGCCGTCACGGCGGAGGCGCCCTACACCGCTCTCGGCGCCAATACGGCGCGCATGTTCGTCTTCCCCACCACGCTCGGCATTGAGCACCGCATCGTCAACGGCCGGGTGTACATCACCGCCAACCCGGTGACCGACCCGGAGGAGATCCAGCGCAGGCTCGCGCTGTTCAGCGAGCGGGCGGGCCACTACTACGAGAACTGGGACGAGCTCTACCAGGGCTGGGTCACCCGCATCACCGGCCTGATCGACGAAGTGCAGCGGATCGAGGTGCCACGGCTGTCCGAGTTCGAGGACGCGGACGTGATCTTCCAGGCGAAGGGCGTGGCACAGAACCACTACCTGCGCGAGAACTACAACCGGCTCATGGACCTGTACTCCAAGATGTGGCACCACCACTCGGAGTTCCTGATGCTGGGGTACGGCGCCTACGTGGTGTTCTTCGAGTTCTGCAAGACGTCGTTCCCCGAGATCCCCGACCAGGACGTCGCCCGGATGGTCGCGGGGATCGACGTGATCCTCTATCGCCCCGACGACGAGCTGAAGAAGCTGGCGAAGCTTGCCGTCGAGTACGGCGTCGACGATCTGTTCGTCGAGGGCTGCGACCCGGACAAGGTACTGGCCGCCCTCGCAGCCCGCGGGGACGACGGCCGGAGGTGGCTGACGGCCCTGGACGACGCGCGGGAGCCGTGGTTCAACATGTCGACCGGCGCCGGTTTCTACCATCACCACCGCAGCTGGAACGACGACCTCACGGTGCCGTTCGCGGCGTTGCCCGGCTACGTCGACCAGGCACGGCGCGGCGAGCTGCTCGACCGCCCCACGGAACAGCTCAGGACGGAGCGCGAACGCATCGCCCAGGAATACCGCTCCCTGCTGTCCGGCGAGGACGAGCAGGCGGCCTTCGACCAGATGCTCGGTCTGGCCAGAGCCGTGTTCCCCTTCATCGAGGACCACAACTTCTACTGCGAGCACTACTTCACCACGAAGTTCTACGGGAAGGTCCGCGAGTTCGGTGAGCTGCTGCGCGACCAGGGTGTCCTGGCCGACACCGAGGACGTCTTCCAGCTGAGCCACACCGAGGTCGGCCAGGCCCTGACCGATGTGATGCTCGCCTGGGCGGCAGGAACCAAGCCCGTCGGGTCGGCCAGGGTCCAGAGAATGGTCACCGAGCGGAGGGGGATGCTGGAGACCCTCGCGGGCTGGTCCCCGCCGCCGGCGCTGGGCCCCGTCCCCGAGGCGCTCAACGACCCGGCGGTGCGCATGCTGTGGGGCATCACCGCGGAGACCATCCAGGCCTGGTCGACACCGGCCGAGGCGGGCGACCACGAGGTGCGCGGGTTCGCCGCCTCGCCGGGCGTGGTCGAGGGCACCGCCCGGGTGCTGATGAGCGCCAACGACATCGGTCAGGTGCGGGAGGGCGAGGTGCTGGTCTGTCCGGTGACCGCGCCCAGCTGGGGGCCCGTCTTCGGCAAGATCGCGGCCGCCGTCTCGGACATCGGCGGCACCATGTCGCACGCGGCGATCGTGGCCCGCGAGTACGGGCTGCCCGCCGTCGTCGGCACGGGACACGCCACCAAGCGGATCACCACGGGGCAGCGGCTGCGGGTGGACGGCGACCGCGGCATCGTCACCATTCTCGACTGACTCCTCCACCACGCAGGGAGCACCACGATGGACACCTCACCCCTCGTCCGCCGGTTCGGAGATCTCCGGCTCACCGACCGGCCCACCGTCGGCGGCAAGGGCGCCAGCCTGGGCGAACTCACCTTCGCCGGCGCCCCGGTACCGCCCGGATACGTCGTGACCACCGCCGCCTTCGAGGCCTTCCTCCACGTCCTCGACCCGGGTGGCGAGATCCGCGCCCGCGTCGAGGCTCTGGAGGCCGAGGACATTGAGGCGATCGCCCACGCGACCGCACCCGTCAGGGAGCGCATCGAAGCGGCCGAGCTGCCGGAGGAGATCGCGGCAGCGATCCGGGACCACTACCGGGACCTGGACAGCGAGTCCGACACCCCCGGTGAGCCCGCCCCCGTCGCCGTACGCTCCAGTGCCACCAGCGAGGACGCGGAGGACGCCAGCTTCGCCGGGCTCCAGGACACCTACCTGTGGGTGCGTGGTGAGGACTCCCTGGTGGAGCACGTCCGGCGTTGCTGGGCCAGCCTCTACAGCGTGGAGTCGGTCAGCTACCGGCGGCGGCTGGGCCTGCCGGAGCAGGACCTCGCGATGGCCGTCGTCGTCCAGCGCATGATCGACCCGCGCTGCGCCGGTGTCATGTTCACCCGCAGCCCACTCACCGGAGACCGATCCGTCGTGGCTCTCGAAGGGTCCTGGGGCCTGGGATCGGCACTCGTCAGCGGCGATGTGACGCCCGACAAGTACGTGGTCGGCAAGGTCACCGGGGACATCTGCTCCCGTACGGTCTCGGCGAAGCTGCGCCAGCACCGGATGGACCCCAGCGGGGCCGGAGTCGTCGAGGAGGACGTACCGGAGTACCTGCGAAGCGAGCCCTGTCTGTCCGACACGGAGATCCACGAACTGGTACGGATCGGCCGACAGGTCGAATCCCACTACGGGACCCCGCAGGACATCGAGTGGGCGATCTCCCGCAACCTCGTGCCCGGCCACAACATCTTCCTGCTCCAGAGCCGCCCCGAGACGGTATGGGCGAATCGTGAGAAGGCGCCGACAGCCGCCCCCAAGGCCAGGGCATTCGACCACGTGCTGTCACTGCTGGGCGGAGCCGGCAAAGGCGGAGGCACCCCGTGAGCCTGACCGGCGAGGACGTCCAGGACATCCTGCGGATCATCGACGACATGGACGTCGATCGCCTCCAACTGCGCACCGGCCGGTTCGAACTGTCGCTGCGCCGTGCAACCGACGGCGAGTGGACACAGTCCGCCCGTACGACTGCCGAGCCGGTGCTGGTCGATCGTGAAGCGCGGGAGCAGCCGGCGGACGGGGGCGGAACCCCACCGGCCAAGCAGGCGGTGTCCACCCGCGAAGGCCTGACCGAGGTACGTACGCCGTTGCCGGGAGCCTTCTACCGCGCGCCGAAGCCCGGGGCGCCGCCCTTCGTCCGGATCGGGGACGAGGTCACCGAGACCACGGTGGTCGGGATCGTCGAGACGATGAAGTTGATGAACTCCGTGTACGCCGGGGTGACCGGCGTGGTGGCAGAAGTCGCTCTCGCCGACGGTGACTTCGTCGAGCAGGGCGCCGTGCTGATGCACATCGACACGACGTCCGCAGGGGCGGCGACGCCGTGATCCTGCGACGTGTCCTGATCGCCAACCGGGGCGAGATCGCCCTGCGGATCCTGCGTACCTGCCGACGGCTCGGCATCGAGACGGTGCTCGCCGCCTCCGACGCCGATCTCGCCTCCGTACCCGCCCGGCTGGCCGACCGGGTGGTCCGCCTCGGCCCTCCCCCGCCGTCGGCCAGTTATCTGGATGTGGACGCCGTGCTCGCGGCGGCGAAGACCGCGGGAGCCGACGCCATCCACCCCGGCTACGGCTTCCTCTCCGAGAACCAGCGGCTGGCCCAGGCATGCGCCGAGGCGGGCATCGTGTTCATCGGCCCCACCGTCGAGCAGCTCGCGGCCGTCGGCGACAAGTTGGAAGCCCGTCGGCACGCCATCGCGGCAGGGCTCCCGGTGGTACCCGGCGGACCGCTCGACAACCCCGGGGACGCCGCGCGACTCGCCGCGGAGATCGGCTTTCCCCTCCTGATCAAGGCGGTCGGCGGTGGCGGTGGCCGGGGCATGAAGCAGGTGCACGACCCGGCCGCGCTGGCCGCCACCATCGACCTGGCCATGGCAGAGGCGGGCGCCGCCTTCGGTGACCCCCGTGTCTACCTCGAACGCTTCGTCGCGACCGGACGTCACGTCGAGGTCCAGCTCCTCGCCGACGGCGAGAACGTCGTCCACCTCGGCACCCGGGACTGTTCCGTGCAGCGCCGCTACCAGAAACTCATCGAGGAGGCACCCGCGCCCGTCATCGCCCCGGCCCTGCGCGAGGAGATGCACCGCGCCGCGGTGGCCCTCGGCAAGCACCTGGAGTACCGGGGCCTGGGCACGGTCGAGTTCCTCGTCGACGTCGACCGGGGCACCTTCTACTTCCTGGAGATGAACGCACGAATCCAGGTCGAGCACCCGGTCACCGAGGCCATCACCGGGCTGGACCTCGTCGCCGAGCAACTGGCCGTCGCCGAAGGCCGATCACTCTCCTTCGGTCAGGCGGACGTCTCCTTCTCCGGCCACGCCATCGAGTGCCGGATCAACGCCGAGGACTGGGCCCGTGACTTCCAGCCGAGCCCCGGCACGGTCACCGAGGCGGTCTGGCCGCTCGGTGAGGGCATCCGGATCGACACCCATCTCCAGGCAGGCGCCACTGTGCCGCCGTACTACGACTCCCTGCTGGCGAAGCTGATCGTCCACGGACGGGACCGGGATGAGGCACTGGCCCGGTTGCGCGGCGCCCTCGCGCGCTGCGCGATCGACGGGGTCAGCACCAACACCGCCCTGCACCAAGCGGTGCTGGAGGAAGCCGACTTCGTCGAAGGCGGTGTGGACACCGCCTGGTTCACCCGGTTCCTTCGCGACCATCCGGCGACCCCATCGACCGACACCGCCGGATCGGCGGCCGGAGGAGGCAGCCGTGGCTGACATCCAGCTCGTCGACGTGTCGCTGCGCGACGGCAACCAGAGTCTGTGGAGCGCCACCGGACTGGACACGGGCAAGATCCTCCAGATCGCCCCCGTTCTGGACCGCGTGGGCTTCCGGGCCCTCGACTACACCTCCAGCACCCACATGGGCATGGCGGTGCGGACCCAACGTGAGGACCCCTGGGAACGTATCCGGCTCACGCACCGTGCCATGCCCAACACCCCCCTGCAGTTCATCGGCACCGGGCTGCGCTTCATCTCCTGGGAGGTCGCCCACCCCGAGTTCATGCAGCTGGTATACGACCGGCTGGTGGCCAACGGCGTCACCCGGTACGTCGTACTCGACCCCATGCACGACATGGACGCCGTGCGCGAGTCCGCGCGGATGATCCGGGCGGCCGGTGCCACGGAGATCGTCGGAGCGTTGACCTACACCGTCAGCGACGTGCACGACGACGCCCACTACGGCTCGCTGGCCTCCCAGATGGCGGCCTGCCCGGACATCGACCGCGTCTACATCAAGGACCCCGGCGGACTACTGACAACAGAACGCGCCACCACGCTGATCCCGGTCGTCCTCGACAACCTCGCCGGCAAACCGTTGGAGCTGCACTCCCACTGCACCGTCGGACTGCCCGGCCTGACCTACCTCAAGGCCGCCGACCTGGGGGTGC
This window of the Streptomyces sp. NBC_01275 genome carries:
- a CDS encoding PEP-utilizing enzyme, which encodes MNDARPVSSFPLPSELTDVAGAEDWASMYPYYTRFQPEDDQRFWFYNAMHFPEPMPAFDAVTAEAPYTALGANTARMFVFPTTLGIEHRIVNGRVYITANPVTDPEEIQRRLALFSERAGHYYENWDELYQGWVTRITGLIDEVQRIEVPRLSEFEDADVIFQAKGVAQNHYLRENYNRLMDLYSKMWHHHSEFLMLGYGAYVVFFEFCKTSFPEIPDQDVARMVAGIDVILYRPDDELKKLAKLAVEYGVDDLFVEGCDPDKVLAALAARGDDGRRWLTALDDAREPWFNMSTGAGFYHHHRSWNDDLTVPFAALPGYVDQARRGELLDRPTEQLRTERERIAQEYRSLLSGEDEQAAFDQMLGLARAVFPFIEDHNFYCEHYFTTKFYGKVREFGELLRDQGVLADTEDVFQLSHTEVGQALTDVMLAWAAGTKPVGSARVQRMVTERRGMLETLAGWSPPPALGPVPEALNDPAVRMLWGITAETIQAWSTPAEAGDHEVRGFAASPGVVEGTARVLMSANDIGQVREGEVLVCPVTAPSWGPVFGKIAAAVSDIGGTMSHAAIVAREYGLPAVVGTGHATKRITTGQRLRVDGDRGIVTILD
- a CDS encoding PEP/pyruvate-binding domain-containing protein, whose protein sequence is MDTSPLVRRFGDLRLTDRPTVGGKGASLGELTFAGAPVPPGYVVTTAAFEAFLHVLDPGGEIRARVEALEAEDIEAIAHATAPVRERIEAAELPEEIAAAIRDHYRDLDSESDTPGEPAPVAVRSSATSEDAEDASFAGLQDTYLWVRGEDSLVEHVRRCWASLYSVESVSYRRRLGLPEQDLAMAVVVQRMIDPRCAGVMFTRSPLTGDRSVVALEGSWGLGSALVSGDVTPDKYVVGKVTGDICSRTVSAKLRQHRMDPSGAGVVEEDVPEYLRSEPCLSDTEIHELVRIGRQVESHYGTPQDIEWAISRNLVPGHNIFLLQSRPETVWANREKAPTAAPKARAFDHVLSLLGGAGKGGGTP
- a CDS encoding biotin/lipoyl-containing protein; amino-acid sequence: MSLTGEDVQDILRIIDDMDVDRLQLRTGRFELSLRRATDGEWTQSARTTAEPVLVDREAREQPADGGGTPPAKQAVSTREGLTEVRTPLPGAFYRAPKPGAPPFVRIGDEVTETTVVGIVETMKLMNSVYAGVTGVVAEVALADGDFVEQGAVLMHIDTTSAGAATP
- a CDS encoding acetyl/propionyl/methylcrotonyl-CoA carboxylase subunit alpha, with the protein product MILRRVLIANRGEIALRILRTCRRLGIETVLAASDADLASVPARLADRVVRLGPPPPSASYLDVDAVLAAAKTAGADAIHPGYGFLSENQRLAQACAEAGIVFIGPTVEQLAAVGDKLEARRHAIAAGLPVVPGGPLDNPGDAARLAAEIGFPLLIKAVGGGGGRGMKQVHDPAALAATIDLAMAEAGAAFGDPRVYLERFVATGRHVEVQLLADGENVVHLGTRDCSVQRRYQKLIEEAPAPVIAPALREEMHRAAVALGKHLEYRGLGTVEFLVDVDRGTFYFLEMNARIQVEHPVTEAITGLDLVAEQLAVAEGRSLSFGQADVSFSGHAIECRINAEDWARDFQPSPGTVTEAVWPLGEGIRIDTHLQAGATVPPYYDSLLAKLIVHGRDRDEALARLRGALARCAIDGVSTNTALHQAVLEEADFVEGGVDTAWFTRFLRDHPATPSTDTAGSAAGGGSRG